A single region of the Elizabethkingia sp. JS20170427COW genome encodes:
- a CDS encoding 2Fe-2S iron-sulfur cluster-binding protein: MSEEIKKFKITIDGQQVEVAPGTTILEAARQMGGKSVPPAMCYYSKLEGSGGRCRTCLVEVSKGSDADPRPMPKLMASCRTTVMDGMEVKVLTSERAQTGQESVTEFLLVNHPLDCPICDQAGECDLQDLTYQHGLQRTRTEFEKRTFDADDIGPNIKLNMNRCILCARCVLLANQLTEKREHGILNRGWDAEISTYLNKALDNDFIGNIIDVCPVGALTDRTSRFASRVWYTKPMNASCNCDKCSGRAVVWMKGDEILRVTARKDVYGEVEEFICNSCRFDKKDPKMWNIEGPRLIDRHSVISANKYGIAQTSYKHEEGKHHIQIEDQHVTGLEHKKDK; the protein is encoded by the coding sequence ATGAGCGAAGAAATTAAAAAATTTAAAATTACCATCGACGGTCAGCAAGTTGAAGTTGCTCCTGGGACTACCATCCTAGAAGCAGCCAGACAAATGGGTGGCAAATCTGTACCTCCGGCGATGTGCTATTATAGCAAATTAGAAGGTAGTGGTGGGCGTTGTAGAACGTGCCTTGTGGAAGTTTCCAAAGGCTCGGATGCAGACCCTAGACCTATGCCTAAATTAATGGCAAGCTGCCGTACCACCGTAATGGATGGTATGGAAGTTAAAGTACTTACTTCTGAAAGAGCACAAACAGGTCAAGAAAGTGTTACTGAATTTTTACTTGTTAACCACCCTCTAGATTGCCCTATTTGCGACCAAGCAGGAGAATGCGACCTTCAGGATCTTACCTATCAGCATGGCCTACAAAGAACCCGTACCGAGTTTGAAAAAAGAACTTTCGACGCGGATGACATCGGCCCTAATATTAAGCTAAATATGAACCGATGCATTCTTTGTGCAAGATGCGTATTGTTAGCCAACCAGCTTACTGAAAAAAGGGAACATGGTATCCTTAACAGAGGTTGGGATGCTGAAATTTCCACTTACTTAAACAAAGCTTTAGACAACGACTTTATTGGTAACATTATCGACGTATGCCCTGTAGGAGCCCTTACCGATAGAACTTCTCGTTTTGCAAGCCGTGTATGGTACACCAAACCGATGAATGCTTCTTGCAATTGCGATAAATGTAGTGGTAGAGCGGTAGTATGGATGAAGGGAGATGAAATCTTAAGAGTTACAGCTCGTAAAGATGTATATGGAGAGGTAGAAGAGTTTATTTGCAACTCTTGCCGTTTCGATAAAAAAGATCCTAAAATGTGGAATATCGAAGGTCCAAGACTTATCGACAGACACTCGGTAATCTCCGCAAACAAATATGGTATTGCTCAAACTTCTTACAAACATGAAGAAGGCAAACACCATATCCAGATTGAAGATCAACACGTAACCGGATTAGAGCATAAAAAAGATAAATAA
- the nuoH gene encoding NADH-quinone oxidoreductase subunit NuoH, whose translation MTNILFTIILIVVLFALSIAVAAYSTWAERKVAAIMQDRIGPNRAGPFGLLQPLADGGKLFFKEEFIPQNAEKFLFILAPCILMFISLLTGAVIPWGKTLNIAGESLPVQVASIDVGVLFLIGMASTSVYAIMIGGWASNNKFSLISAVRASSQMISYELAMSLALLSIILMDGSLDLRVITENQSGWGGMKWNVFFQPLAFIIFFVCSMAECNRAPFDLAECESELVNGFHTEYSSMKFGLFLFAEYVNMFISGALISTLFFGGYNYPGIEWVGQNWGENVAGILSIVAFLAKSFFFIFVFMWIRWTLPRFRYDQLMHLGWKTFIPLALINLLITGAVLLFL comes from the coding sequence ATGACGAATATTCTTTTTACAATTATTCTTATTGTAGTCCTTTTCGCACTGTCTATTGCTGTAGCTGCATATTCTACATGGGCAGAACGTAAAGTAGCTGCAATTATGCAAGACAGAATTGGCCCTAACCGTGCTGGCCCTTTTGGACTATTACAACCTTTGGCAGATGGTGGTAAATTATTCTTTAAAGAAGAATTTATCCCTCAAAATGCAGAGAAGTTTCTCTTCATTTTAGCACCTTGTATTCTGATGTTTATTTCCCTATTAACAGGTGCTGTTATCCCTTGGGGAAAAACTTTAAACATCGCTGGAGAATCTCTTCCTGTACAGGTTGCAAGCATAGACGTAGGGGTACTTTTCCTAATCGGGATGGCATCTACCAGTGTTTATGCAATTATGATTGGTGGATGGGCTTCTAACAACAAATTCTCTTTGATTTCTGCGGTTAGAGCTTCCTCACAAATGATCTCTTACGAACTTGCCATGAGTCTAGCCCTACTATCTATTATCCTAATGGATGGATCTTTAGACCTTAGGGTAATTACCGAAAACCAATCTGGATGGGGAGGAATGAAGTGGAATGTATTTTTCCAACCTTTAGCCTTCATCATCTTTTTTGTTTGCTCGATGGCGGAATGTAACCGTGCTCCCTTCGATTTAGCTGAGTGTGAATCTGAATTGGTAAACGGTTTCCATACCGAATACTCTTCTATGAAATTTGGTTTATTCCTTTTCGCAGAATATGTGAACATGTTCATCTCTGGAGCTTTAATCTCCACTTTATTCTTCGGAGGATACAACTATCCAGGTATCGAATGGGTTGGACAAAATTGGGGTGAGAATGTTGCAGGTATCTTAAGTATTGTTGCCTTCCTAGCGAAGTCTTTCTTCTTTATCTTCGTATTTATGTGGATAAGATGGACTTTACCAAGATTCCGTTACGACCAATTAATGCACCTAGGGTGGAAAACCTTTATCCCTCTTGCATTAATCAACCTATTGATTACAGGAGCAGTTTTATTGTTTCTATAA
- the nuoK gene encoding NADH-quinone oxidoreductase subunit NuoK: MGEVANTMLQAVPIEHYIILCSLLFSIGVLGVLIRKNAIIILGCVELMLNSVNLMLAALSAYKGDGNGQIMVFFIMVVAAAEVAVGLAILTMMYRNLRTVDVSIFNKLKG, encoded by the coding sequence ATGGGAGAAGTTGCAAATACGATGTTACAGGCAGTGCCTATAGAGCATTACATCATCTTATGTAGCCTGTTATTTAGCATTGGGGTATTAGGAGTTTTAATACGCAAAAACGCTATTATTATTTTAGGCTGTGTAGAGCTTATGTTAAACTCGGTAAACCTAATGTTAGCAGCCTTATCCGCTTATAAAGGAGATGGAAACGGACAAATCATGGTATTCTTTATCATGGTGGTTGCTGCTGCTGAAGTGGCCGTAGGCTTAGCCATCCTTACGATGATGTACAGAAATCTTCGTACTGTAGACGTGAGTATATTTAATAAATTAAAAGGTTAA
- a CDS encoding NADH-quinone oxidoreductase subunit I, whose protein sequence is MKLTNRSKVVSNKEMTFLEKTYLPEIIKGMSVTIKHAFRKNNTISYPEERRIFAKVYRGQHVLKRDEEGRERCVACGMCAVACPAEAITMVAAERTKDEKHLYREEKYASVYEINMLRCIFCGLCEDACPKDAIYLTDRLVDVETNRGSFIYGKDKLVEDIDNRIDVSERQKKSYKQPE, encoded by the coding sequence ATGAAACTTACCAACAGATCTAAAGTAGTTTCTAATAAAGAAATGACTTTCTTGGAAAAGACTTATCTTCCTGAAATTATCAAGGGGATGAGTGTTACCATTAAGCATGCTTTTAGAAAAAACAATACGATTAGCTATCCTGAAGAAAGAAGGATATTTGCAAAAGTGTATCGCGGTCAGCACGTTCTTAAAAGAGACGAAGAAGGTAGAGAGCGTTGTGTTGCCTGTGGGATGTGTGCTGTAGCATGCCCTGCAGAGGCAATTACAATGGTAGCTGCAGAGCGTACTAAGGATGAAAAACACCTTTACCGAGAAGAAAAATATGCTTCTGTTTACGAAATCAACATGCTAAGATGTATTTTCTGTGGACTATGTGAAGATGCATGTCCTAAAGATGCTATTTACCTTACCGACCGCCTTGTAGATGTAGAAACCAATAGAGGATCTTTTATCTATGGAAAAGACAAACTGGTAGAAGATATCGATAATAGAATTGATGTTTCCGAACGTCAGAAAAAATCTTATAAACAACCTGAATAA
- a CDS encoding NADH-quinone oxidoreductase subunit N: protein MTVLIIVFITAILALYAGAFNQSKFSRYIGILGLLIAFSVSYMPECSFFEKYYNMFQYDVPSRMFTQISLLVTLLIFFLGGFAFSNHRSHQSELYSLMLFSLCGALVMFGFKNLVTLFIGIEILSIPLYVMAGSSKSDLRSVEASMKYFLTGAFATGFLLFGIAMVYGSAGSFDLVAIYQYGMASGNNPMFTLGFILMLCAMAFKASLAPFHMWSPDVYQGSPSLIMAFMATVVKIAAFVALFKMMIVGFAGTYSNWANIMAAFVIISLLLANIMGLAQTNFKRMLAYSSVSHAGYIALVFFGMNESSLDNMAFYLLAYSLATIGVFTTLIWVEKVKKDTSYEAFRGLAKSEPLLAVVATVSLVSMAGIPLTAGFVGKFSLFTQAMAGQPILVVIAIIGSAISIAYYLRPIIAMFFYKDSTFKTGEKVSLTYNILAIVIVIAIIALGVYPDLFTNQFR from the coding sequence ATGACGGTATTAATAATAGTTTTTATAACAGCAATATTAGCTCTTTATGCAGGAGCTTTCAACCAAAGTAAATTTTCCAGATACATCGGTATATTAGGACTACTGATTGCTTTTTCGGTAAGTTATATGCCAGAGTGCTCTTTCTTTGAGAAGTACTACAACATGTTCCAATACGATGTACCTTCAAGAATGTTTACCCAGATCTCGCTATTAGTTACTCTTCTGATTTTCTTCTTAGGCGGATTTGCATTTAGTAATCACAGAAGCCACCAGTCTGAATTATATTCATTAATGTTATTCTCACTTTGTGGTGCATTGGTAATGTTTGGATTCAAAAACCTAGTAACGCTATTCATCGGAATCGAAATACTATCCATCCCATTATATGTAATGGCTGGTTCTAGTAAATCTGATCTTCGTTCGGTAGAAGCTTCTATGAAATATTTCCTAACAGGTGCTTTTGCTACAGGCTTCCTACTTTTCGGGATCGCAATGGTTTACGGAAGTGCAGGTAGTTTTGATTTAGTAGCAATTTACCAATATGGTATGGCATCAGGAAACAACCCTATGTTTACTTTAGGATTTATCCTTATGCTTTGTGCTATGGCCTTCAAAGCTTCTTTAGCACCTTTCCATATGTGGAGTCCAGATGTGTACCAAGGATCTCCTTCATTAATTATGGCTTTTATGGCTACAGTAGTGAAGATTGCTGCCTTTGTTGCTCTGTTTAAAATGATGATTGTAGGATTTGCTGGTACTTATAGCAATTGGGCGAATATTATGGCTGCTTTTGTTATCATCAGCTTACTATTGGCTAACATCATGGGCTTAGCTCAAACCAACTTTAAGAGAATGCTAGCTTACTCTAGTGTTTCTCATGCAGGATATATCGCTTTGGTATTCTTCGGGATGAACGAGAGCTCTCTTGACAATATGGCCTTCTACTTACTGGCTTATTCATTAGCAACTATTGGGGTATTTACTACTTTAATTTGGGTAGAAAAAGTAAAAAAAGATACTTCTTACGAAGCCTTTAGAGGTTTGGCAAAATCTGAACCTTTACTTGCTGTAGTGGCAACTGTATCTTTAGTATCTATGGCCGGTATTCCTCTTACCGCAGGTTTTGTAGGAAAATTCAGCTTATTTACTCAAGCTATGGCTGGGCAACCTATCTTGGTAGTTATTGCAATTATCGGTTCTGCTATCAGTATTGCTTACTACCTTAGACCTATTATCGCAATGTTCTTCTATAAGGATTCTACCTTCAAAACAGGAGAAAAAGTAAGCTTAACGTACAACATTTTAGCAATTGTTATTGTTATTGCCA
- a CDS encoding NuoM family protein has translation MLLALILIPIIGSGLVFAWKHSSAKYLALVLALVEMALSFSMLSGLDFAATVSSDQLQYQITTPESSFLKTSLHLGVDGLSMLFILLTTILTSLIILSSFSQSTAYKNTFYGLVLLMQFGLIGVFTALDGLMFYIFWEVTLIPIWFICGLWGQEDQRLKFTTKFFVYTFVGSLFMLGGLIYVYNHAASFALVDMYQTQLNETEQNIVFWFIFAAFAVKLPVFPFHSWQPDTYTYSSTEGTMLLSGIMLKMAVFGVLRYLLPVTPLAVAGLSGQIVLTLAIIGIVYGALIALVRHDAKRIITYSSLSHVGLMVAGIFASALLTLNGNFTIEGGEGALVQSFAHGINIVGLFYCADILYRRFKTRDIRNMGGFAKVAPKFATLFLIILFGVMAVPLTNGFIGEFILLKSIADFDTLAVVVAGLTIILCAAYLLRMYAKIMFGKGDDVLLANLKDVNAVEFTVLAVIAGLVLYFGLFPNIIIDMVHSPLEFIFKSMLN, from the coding sequence ATGTTATTAGCACTAATACTGATACCCATTATTGGGTCGGGACTTGTATTTGCTTGGAAGCATTCTAGTGCCAAATATCTAGCCTTGGTACTAGCTTTGGTAGAGATGGCTCTTTCATTCTCTATGCTTTCAGGATTAGATTTTGCAGCTACGGTTAGCTCCGATCAGTTACAATATCAAATTACCACTCCAGAGTCGTCTTTCTTAAAGACTTCTCTACACCTTGGGGTAGATGGTTTATCGATGTTATTTATCTTGCTTACCACGATACTTACTTCTTTAATCATCCTTTCGTCTTTTAGCCAAAGTACTGCGTATAAAAATACCTTCTATGGACTCGTGTTGCTTATGCAATTCGGGCTTATTGGTGTGTTTACTGCGTTAGATGGATTAATGTTTTATATCTTCTGGGAAGTTACCCTTATCCCAATATGGTTCATCTGTGGACTTTGGGGACAGGAAGACCAAAGATTAAAATTCACCACCAAGTTCTTTGTCTATACATTTGTAGGATCTTTATTCATGTTAGGGGGATTGATCTACGTTTACAACCATGCTGCATCATTCGCTTTGGTTGATATGTACCAAACCCAACTTAATGAAACTGAACAAAATATCGTATTCTGGTTTATTTTTGCAGCTTTTGCGGTAAAACTTCCTGTTTTCCCTTTCCACAGCTGGCAACCAGACACCTATACCTATTCTTCTACCGAGGGTACCATGTTACTTTCAGGGATTATGTTGAAGATGGCGGTATTTGGGGTACTTAGATATTTACTTCCTGTAACTCCATTAGCGGTAGCTGGACTTTCTGGTCAGATTGTGTTAACGCTAGCCATTATAGGAATTGTTTACGGAGCGCTTATCGCTTTAGTTCGTCATGATGCAAAACGTATCATCACCTACTCTTCTCTTTCTCACGTGGGACTTATGGTTGCAGGTATTTTTGCTTCTGCCTTACTTACTCTTAATGGAAACTTTACTATTGAAGGTGGAGAAGGAGCTTTGGTACAATCTTTTGCCCACGGGATTAACATTGTAGGTTTATTCTACTGTGCTGACATCCTTTACAGAAGATTCAAAACTAGAGATATCCGCAATATGGGTGGTTTTGCTAAGGTAGCACCTAAATTTGCTACTCTTTTCTTAATTATCCTTTTCGGGGTGATGGCTGTGCCTTTAACCAATGGATTTATTGGTGAATTTATCTTGCTTAAATCTATTGCTGATTTTGATACTTTAGCAGTAGTAGTTGCTGGACTTACCATTATCCTTTGTGCGGCTTACCTATTAAGAATGTACGCTAAAATTATGTTCGGTAAAGGTGATGATGTACTTTTGGCAAACCTTAAAGATGTAAATGCTGTAGAGTTTACTGTACTAGCAGTCATCGCAGGACTTGTACTTTATTTCGGTTTATTCCCGAACATTATCATCGATATGGTACATAGCCCATTGGAATTTATCTTCAAATCTATGCTTAATTAA
- a CDS encoding NADH-quinone oxidoreductase subunit J: MEQIIFYLIALLALGSAVYMVFARNPLYSILSLIITFFSIAGMYVLLNAQFLGIVQVIVYTGAIMVLFLYILMMLNLNAKDEPKKKNTMKFIGIISAGVLFIGLLGAYKGIQGTALVAQSDKGVGLTKNLGKLLFNEYVLPFELASILILASIVGAVLIGKKDI, translated from the coding sequence ATGGAGCAAATTATTTTTTATTTAATCGCCCTACTGGCTTTAGGAAGTGCTGTTTATATGGTTTTTGCCCGAAACCCTTTATATAGCATCCTGTCATTGATTATTACATTTTTCTCAATTGCAGGGATGTATGTACTTCTCAATGCTCAGTTCTTAGGAATCGTACAAGTCATTGTATATACAGGTGCTATTATGGTGCTATTCCTATACATCCTGATGATGCTAAATCTAAATGCTAAAGATGAACCTAAAAAGAAAAACACCATGAAATTTATCGGAATTATTTCCGCAGGTGTGCTCTTCATTGGTCTTCTAGGAGCTTACAAAGGAATACAAGGAACAGCTTTGGTAGCCCAATCCGATAAAGGTGTAGGACTTACCAAAAATTTAGGTAAATTATTGTTTAACGAATATGTACTCCCTTTTGAGTTGGCAAGTATCCTGATCTTGGCATCTATTGTAGGAGCAGTACTTATCGGTAAAAAAGACATATAA
- the nuoL gene encoding NADH-quinone oxidoreductase subunit L, with amino-acid sequence MESLIITLVALPLIGFLIAGLFGKHLPKIMVGGLNTLLVFISFCIAGSIFMNYDANTPVQIITLYKWFSVAGVPVDFALQLDQLSLMMVLIITGIGSLIHLYSIGYMSEDPGFYKFFSYLNLFVFSMLILVLGSNYLLLYIGWEGVAVCSYLLIGFWYTNEEYSAAARKAFIMNRIGDLGLLIGVFAIAYHVGAVDYLTVAENASKFEYNSVAIIFITVSLFIGAMGKSAQLPLFTWLPDAMAGPTPVSALIHAATMVTAGIYLIVRSNFLFTLAPTSMDFIMWVGLITSLIASFIALRQNDIKKVLAYSTVSQLGFMFIALGAGSYTIAMFHLMTHAFFKALLFLGSGSVIHAMGGEQDMRKMGGLKKHIPITYWTFLIGTLAIAGFPFLSGMVSKDEILAVAFAKNPIVWFLTFVSAAMTGIYMFRLLYLTFFGNFRGSKEQEHHLHESPLNMTLPLVVLAILSVVGGLFNLPHFVSHEHSDKLGHWLNKVIIAPIETQEVSLQTELILMGVTVAMFFVVWFIVRNTYLTKGKMALPENKYTGWEKLSAQKLKIDEIYNSLFVKTAESMGKAASMFDKSVVDGIVNFIGKGTQDTGKSLKRVQNGNVETYVLIMSLAVGIILIVNFLLN; translated from the coding sequence ATGGAGAGTTTAATTATTACACTTGTAGCTTTACCACTGATAGGTTTCCTTATCGCTGGTTTATTCGGGAAGCATTTGCCTAAAATTATGGTAGGCGGGCTTAACACCCTTTTGGTATTTATCTCTTTCTGCATTGCGGGTTCTATTTTTATGAACTACGATGCTAACACCCCTGTACAGATTATCACTTTATACAAGTGGTTTAGTGTTGCAGGAGTTCCTGTAGATTTTGCCTTACAATTGGATCAACTTTCATTAATGATGGTACTTATCATTACCGGAATTGGTTCTTTAATTCACCTTTACTCTATCGGTTATATGAGTGAAGATCCTGGTTTTTATAAATTTTTTAGTTACCTAAACCTCTTCGTTTTCTCGATGTTGATTTTAGTATTAGGAAGCAACTATTTACTATTATATATCGGATGGGAAGGAGTAGCTGTATGTTCTTACTTACTTATCGGCTTCTGGTACACTAATGAAGAATATAGTGCTGCAGCAAGAAAAGCCTTTATCATGAACCGTATTGGTGACCTTGGATTACTCATCGGGGTATTTGCCATTGCTTATCATGTAGGTGCTGTAGATTACCTTACTGTAGCAGAAAACGCTTCAAAATTTGAATACAACAGCGTAGCGATTATCTTTATCACCGTTTCATTATTCATCGGTGCTATGGGGAAATCAGCTCAGTTGCCACTCTTTACTTGGTTACCAGATGCGATGGCAGGTCCAACTCCTGTATCTGCCCTTATCCACGCGGCTACCATGGTTACTGCTGGTATTTATTTAATTGTAAGATCTAATTTCCTTTTCACTTTAGCACCTACCTCTATGGATTTCATTATGTGGGTAGGACTTATCACTTCTCTTATCGCTTCTTTCATCGCGTTAAGACAGAATGATATCAAAAAAGTATTGGCATACTCTACTGTATCCCAATTAGGATTTATGTTTATTGCTTTAGGAGCAGGGTCTTACACCATCGCTATGTTCCACCTTATGACACACGCTTTCTTCAAAGCTTTGTTATTCTTAGGTTCAGGTTCTGTTATCCACGCAATGGGTGGCGAACAAGATATGAGAAAAATGGGAGGGCTTAAAAAGCATATTCCTATTACCTATTGGACCTTCTTAATCGGTACTTTAGCAATTGCAGGATTCCCTTTCCTTTCAGGGATGGTTTCCAAAGACGAAATTTTAGCGGTAGCTTTTGCTAAAAACCCTATTGTATGGTTCCTAACTTTTGTAAGTGCTGCCATGACAGGAATTTACATGTTCCGTTTATTATACCTTACCTTCTTCGGAAACTTTAGAGGTAGCAAAGAGCAAGAACATCACCTGCACGAAAGCCCTCTTAATATGACTTTACCATTAGTTGTATTGGCTATTCTTTCTGTAGTTGGTGGACTTTTCAACCTTCCTCATTTTGTTTCTCATGAACATTCTGATAAATTAGGACATTGGTTAAATAAAGTTATTATTGCTCCTATCGAAACTCAAGAAGTAAGCTTACAAACCGAGCTTATCTTAATGGGAGTAACGGTGGCAATGTTCTTTGTTGTTTGGTTTATCGTAAGAAATACCTATTTAACAAAAGGCAAAATGGCACTTCCAGAAAACAAATACACAGGATGGGAAAAACTCTCTGCTCAGAAGTTGAAAATAGACGAAATCTACAATTCTCTATTTGTAAAAACTGCTGAAAGCATGGGGAAAGCTGCATCTATGTTTGATAAATCTGTAGTAGATGGTATCGTTAACTTTATCGGTAAAGGTACCCAGGATACAGGAAAATCTCTGAAACGTGTACAAAACGGAAATGTAGAAACTTATGTGCTGATTATGTCATTAGCAGTAGGGATAATATTAATTGTTAACTTTTTATTGAATTAA